CCAGTAGAGGAACGAGGGCTGCGGCACCGGCAGGACATGCATGTCGACCATCCGCTGCATCTGGTCCCCCGACAGCCAACCGCAATGTTCGATCCGGTGGCGGCGATCGGGATCGGGACTGTCCGCCATGGCGACCTCATAGGCGTTCAGAACCTCTTCGATCGCCGCGTCGCCGATCGCATGGATCGCCATCTGGTAGCCCTTACGGTGGGCATCAAGCACCATCGCGTTCAGCTCCTCCTGGTCGGGAATGCAAAGCAGGCCCTTGTCGTCCGGGTCGCCGCCCTGATAAGGTTCCTTCATCGCCGCGGTGCGTCCCCCGGCGCTGCCGTCCGTGAAGATCTTGACCGGCCCGATTCGGAACATCTCGTCGCCGGTGCCGGTCACCAGCCCCGCGTCGTGGGCCTGCGAGAGGATCGATCGGGTCTTGTCCCCCATGAGCACACCGTAGGTGCGCACCGGCAGGCGGCCCTCACGGTGGGCGCGTTGATAGGCCTCCATCTCGGTCCAGCCGTCGCGAATGCCGATGGCGGCCTCCATGCAGGAGGTGATGCCATAGGACAGAAGATCGCGGCCGCCGCGTTCTATCGAGCCGACGAGCTCCTCGACCGATTTGCGTGGCATCACTGCCATCAGAGGCTCGCGCCCGGTTTCGGCCACGAGCCCGGTCAGCACGCCGTTCTGCTTCTCGATCAAGCCGCCCTGAGGCGAGGGCGTATCGTTGTCGATCCCGGCTGCCTGCATCGCCAATGTGTTGGCGACGGCGAGATGGCCATCGGTTCGCACGATGTAGACCGGGTGATCGGGACAGGCGGCGTCAAGCTCGTGCAACATCGGATGGCGTTTTTCATCGAAGGCGAAATGATCGTAGCCGCGGCCGACGACCCAATCGCCCTTGGGCGTCTGTGCCGCCCGGTCGCGCAGCGCGTCGAGCAGGCTTTCGAGCGTGGGCGCCGCCGAAGGGCGCAGGTCGACCTCCGCCATAGCGGTGCCATAGGGCAGCAGATGCATGTGGGCATCGTTGAGACCGGGCGTCGCGAGCCGTCCGTTCAGCTCGATGACCTTGGTCCCGGGGCCGCGCAGCGCGTCGATTTCCGCGTCCGTCCCCGTGGCCATGACCCGACCGCCGCCAATCGCGATGCTCTGCGCGAAACCGAGGTGCTGACCCCGCCAGATCTTGCCTCCTCTCAGGATGGTATCGGCGCTTCCGCGTTGCTCGGACATCGAGATGTTCCTTTCGACATGGGCTGGTTAACAATATGTTAATCAATCCCCCCCTATGCCGGTCAATCTTGGACAAACGGGGCCGATCGGGGATGTGCGCATCGCGGGGGGCAAGGTTAACGAATTGTTAAAGAAGCGGAAATCAGGCCGCCTTGCTTTATCTGATTTATATAGAAAAACTTATTCTAACGCTGTGATCGATTATATATGTCAGCGCGGTGCTGGTGGGTCATGATTGGAGAATGGTGGATCTCCTGCCCGAGAATCTCGAGGAAACGATCTGCGATCCGCCGTCGGGGGCCGTGAATTCCCGGACCTACCAAAGCCACGGCGGCGATCTGGGTGGCGGGGTAGAAGCGCCGGATGGAATAGAGATTCGAGGCAAAAAGCTCGGCCACATAGGGGTCGACCACCGCAACTCCCAGCCCCTTTTGCACCATCGCGCAAGCAGTCTGGGCAAAGCGCGTCTCGATCTTGGGCCGGTAACGAACGCCCTGTCGGTTGAACGCGGCCTCGACCAGCGGTGTGATGACCTCGCCGGCGCTGATGATCCGATCATGCTGCAGGTCCGCCGGTCCGATGGTAGCCCGCTTGGTCAGGGCGTGGTCGCGCGGCACGATGACCACCAGATGGGCCCGCGCCAGAAGATACCAGGCGCCCTCATTGATATTACCGAATGTGAGGCCGATGTCGGCCTGTCCGATATCGACCGCTTCGCGCACTTGAGCGTCGTCCCGAACGGTGACCACCACGTCAAGCTCAGGGAACTCGTCCATCAGGGCGTCCAGCGCCACAAGCGCGACGCCATGCCCGACCGACGGTGACGCGTAAATGCGCAGCCGCGACAGGCCGACCCTGCCGGCGCGTGCCACCTCGTCCCTGAGGTTCGACACGGCGTTGAAGACCGGAGCGGTGCTCTGCGACAGGCGGACCGCAGCATCGGTGGGCCGCAGCCGACGGCCGTCGCGTTCAAAGAGGTTGACCCCTAGGTCTTCTTCAAGCCTTCGGATCGCCGCAGAGACTGCAGGTTGTGAAATTCCAAGGAGTTCAGCGGCATCCGTGATGCGCTCGACCTTCATGACCGCGTCGAAAATTTCGAGCATGCGGATTTTGAGGGGGCTATGCTGCACTACCATATCCTGTCGATCCTAGTCTTCAGAGCTCGCCTGAAGCGTAGAATATTGCTTCAAAACGTTAAGGATGCGCTTATGTGCCTGCACCATCATAGCTTCTTTATCGGTCTTGGCGCCATCGACATCACGCTCGCGCAGACCTTATGCCCAATGGCTCCGTGGCCCGCCTCTCTGAGGTGGGTTTTTTGTGCTGTAAGGCAGTCCGACGAAAATCGAAAAAAGACCCCAAAAGTTGGCGTAGACTATTGGTTCCGTGTCCAGACTATACCTTTCCGATACGTTTTGCGGCCACATAAGCATTTGATAGATAGATACTTTTATGCAGCAGGTCTCTCGGAGGTTTTTCACTTTGCGCAGACCTCCGCTTCCTTTGGCAATCAGACCGGTTTTTCAACGGCCCGAGATACTGTACCAAACGGTTTCTCGGCGGCAATCCGCGCGGCCGAAAGCGAGACATTGAGAATATTACGAAACTGTCATTGATTAAGCTGATCCTGATCCAAACGGTCGTGAGTTCTGGAGCGTCGCATGGCAATCGAACCCCTACGCAAGCCGCATATCCGTCCCGCCGCCCCGCCGGAGCCGCCAAGACCGGCCAACCGGCCGGATCCTGCCCCGCCGCGCAACGACGCGACGCCTGCGCAGACGGGCGGTGCCAATTCGGCCGGCGCTGCCGATGAGCCGGCAAACGGGAGCAATCCTTCCGCGAATATATCAGCAGAGCGGAAAGCCCAGATTGACAGTTTTGTCGAAGAAAACGCGACGCATGAGAAAAGCTTTCTCGGTATTCGGGTGGACAGCGACGGCGGGACGAGGATCGGGAAGGCGCTGACGGGGGACTCTTCGCTCGGCGATCTGACCCCGGCAGAGCGGACCTATCTCGCGCAGCAAGGTGCTGCGGCTTGGAACGGTCAGACTGACGATGGCGGTAGCCGTCGCGAGAATATCTCGCAGGCTGCCGACGAGGTTCGCGACGATCCGGCGGCAAGCCGTGCGCTCGCGCTTGCGCTTTCCGCACCCGCGCTGAGCGACGATGACGGGATCCGGAGGGCTGGCGCGATCATGGGCCCGGTCGGCATGACCGAGCGTCATGGCGAAATGTTCGATGCCGCGGTTGATCTGGATCTCGCCGCCGTCATGCAGAGCTATGAGGGGAACGAGGTCGGGCTGGCGCAACGGCTTGGCAACGCGGATGAAGAGACGCGCCAGGAAGCGTGGTCGATCCTTGCGGATCAGGGGCGCTTGCCGCAGGGAACGCAGCAGGCTCTGGCCGCCGCGCTTTTCTTTACCGACAAGAATGCTGCCGGTGCGTCCTCCGAGTATCGCCAGGGCATGGCCGAAGCGATCGCGCTGGCGCGGCGGCCCGGAACCAGCCCGCAGGACCGGCTTGGCCGCGATTCGATCGCCTCGAATCTCGCCGCGGTGATGGAAACCGATGGCGGCCGCGAGATGCTGCTTGGTGAGGACGTAACGGCAGGTGCTCGTCTCTGGGCGCTGAACGAGATCGCCAACCAGCAGGCCTGCATCAACCCTGAGATGTATGCCGGTCTGGATGCGCCGGGTCTCGCGGATGCTCCGGGCAATCCGGGGGGCGCTGCAAACGGGGATCAGCCTTCGGAGGCAGAGGTCTATGCCGATCTGAGCCAGATGGCGCTGGATGTCTCGGGCATTGTCGATCCGACGCCGATATCGGACGGGGCGAATACGCTGGTTTCGCTGTTCCGTGGTGATGTCGGCGGCGCTCTCATGTCGGCGGCGGGAATGGTGCCCTATATCGGCGATCTGGCCAAGGCCGGAAAACTGGGCAAATGGGCGCGCACGGTGGACAACGCCATCGACCTGGCTCAGCGCAGCCCGCAATTCATGACCCGTGTGCGCCCGATGCTGGAAGCGCTTCAAAGCGGGCTGAAGGCCATCCCCGAAAGCGTCATGAGCAAGCTGCCGCAATCGGCGCAGGACACGATCCGCGGTATCATCCGCAAGCTGGACGACGTCGCGCAGGCTGTGGCGCGCCGTGCGCCGTTGGTCGTCGATGACGCGATCGGCACGACCAAGACATTGCCGGATGGGCGGGTCGCGCGGGTCGGAGATCCGCCGCTTGTCAATCAACGCGCCGACGGTAATCTGGATGTTACGCGCGCGGATGGCACCACCGCCAAGCTGCGCGAACCGCAAACCTATGACCAGAGGGTCGACAATCCGGATGGGTCCGTGACGTATACAAGGAATGGCCAGGACGTGACATATGGTGCCGACGGGTTCCCGCAATTCGAGTCCAAGGCCGATATCTATCTGGACGCCGGAAAGATCAACAGCGCCAACAAGGCCGATCATTTCCGCTCGTCGAATGAAATTGTTCAGCAGCAGCTGAAGCAGAATCCCGGCCTGAAAGACGAGATGGGGCTCACGGATGCGCAATATAATTTCATCATGCGCGAGCCTCCGTCGTCAAAATCCCCTCCGGGGCTGACCTGGCACCATCATCAGGACACCGGCAAGATGCAGCTCGTCAACCGGTCCGAGCATAACGCCTTGCCCGGCGGGCATACCGGTGGCATGTCCATCTGGGGTGGTGGTTACGACTGATCGCGGGTCCGACCGTCCGAAGCTGGCAATAACGACAAGGCGCTGCGGCTCGGGCCGTAGCCTCGGAATACGGAGTATCAGAGTTCATGACTGTCGAATGGGAAGAATATCTGCCCGACCTGCCCGAAGTCGGTGATGCGGATCTGGATGCGGTCGAAACCCGGCGCGGCGTAAGCCTTCCGGCCGATTACCGCGCCACGGTCAAGCAGCATGTCGGCGAGACGCCTTTGCCCGAAAACATGGCCGTGGGCGAACGCGGCATCGTGCCGGTCGGACCGCTGTTTTTTGCAAAGGCGGATCATGACGGCGCCGAGGCGGATCAGAATATCTGGTACTGGATCGAGGCCGTGGACCAGAACTTCCCGGCAGAGCTGGCCGGAAAGCTGCTTCCCTTCGCATCCGACACCGCACAGGGCATTTTCGCCTTCGATTATCGCGGCGGCGACGCGCCGGCTGTGGTGTTCCTGAACCTCGAATCCGCGGCTGACGAGACGTCGATCTTTCCCGTCGCCGAAAGCTGGGATGGGTTTCTGGCCGCGTTGCAGCGCTGAGCCTCGCGGCTCAGATTCCCAGATAGGCCTCGCGGATGCGCGGATCGGCGATCAACTCATCCGCCGCGCCCTCCATCGTGATCCGCCCGGTTTCCATCACATAGCCCCGATCCGCGATCTTGAGCGCGCCGAAGGCGTTCTGTTCGACCAGCAAGACGGTGACATCCAGCGATTTCATCCCCGACACCACGTCGAAAATCTGCTGGACGAGGATCGGGGCGAGGCCCATCGAGGGTTCATCCAGCAGAAGGCATTTCGGCCGCCCCATCAGCGCCCGCGCAATCGCCAGCATCTGCTGCTGACCGCCCGACAGCCCGCCCGCGTTCAGGTTCCGCTTCTCGCGCAGGATGGGGAACATCTGGAAGGCGTCTTCCATGTCTTTCTCGACGCGATCATCGGTGAACAGGAACGCGCCGAGCCGCAAATTCTCCTCGACCGAGATATTGGTGAAGATCTGCCGCCCCTCGGGGGATTGGGCGATCCCGCGCCGGATGCGTTGATAGGCGGGGACGGTGGTGATCGTCTCGCCGCCGAAGAGCACCTCGCCCGAGGCCACGGGCTGGGTGCCCGAAATGCAGCGCAGCAGCGTCGTCTTGCCCGCGCCGTTCGCGCCGACCACGGTGACGATCTCGCCGGGCTGCACGTTCAGATCGACGCCGTGCAGCACCTCGATCCGGCCATAGCGCGACCGCAGATTGCTGACCTCAAGCATGGGCATCCTCCGCCGCTTCGGTCCCCAGATAGGCCGCGATCACATCCGGGTTGCGGCTGACCGTGGCCGGGTCGCCCTCGGCGATCTTCTCGCCGTGATCGAGCACCACGATATGGTTGGAAATCCGCATCACCATCTTCATGTCATGCTCCACCAGCAGGATCGCCACGCCGTCGCGGGCGACCTCGGCGATCATGTGATCGATCTCTTCGGTCTCGACCGCGTTGCAGCCCGCCGCCGGTTCATCGAGCAGCAGCACCTTGGGATCGAGCGCCAATGCACGGGCGATCTCCAGCCGCTTGAGCTTGCCGTAGGACAGGTTTCCGGCCTCTGTTTCAGCGGCGCGGTCCAGCCCGACGCGTTCCAGCAGCGCCATCGCCCCGTCGCGGGCCTGTCGCGCGCGGGCGCGGGTCGAGGGAAGCCGGAACAGATCGGCCAGGAGGCTGCCGGATTCGGTCAGGTGATACCCGGCAATCGCATTGTCCAGAACGCTCATGTTCTGGAAGATCTGCAGGTTCTGGAACGTCCGCGACATGCCGCGCCGCGCCAGCAGGTCGGGGCGCATCCCGGTCACGTCCTCTCCGTTCAGCACCACGCGCCCGTCGCCGGGCTGATAGATCCCCGAGATCATGTTGAACAGCGTGGTCTTGCCCGCGCCGTTCGGTCCGATCACCGACAAGATTTCTCCGGGCTTCACCGAGAAGCCGACCTCGTTCACCGCCCGCAGACCCCCGAAGGAGATGCCGAGCCCCTCGACTTTCAGCAGCTCGCTCATTCGTCCTTCCCCCGGATCAGTTTCAGGATCGACGGCAGCAGCCCGTTCGGCAGGAAGATCATGACCAGCATCATGATGAGACCGAGCAGCAGATATTCATATTCCGCGAACAGCGTCAGCACCTGCGGCAGCAGCGTCAGGATGCCCGCACCGAAGATCGCCCCGAGAACCGAGTTCGCCCCGCCCAGAACCGCCATCGTCACGAACTCGATCGAGTGCATATAGCCCGCCACATCCGGGGTGATGAACTTGTTCTGCAAGGCCAGCAGCGAGCCCGCAACCGAAGCATAGACCGCCGAGATCACGAAGGCCTGCAGCTTGTAGCGTGCCACATCGACGCCGACGGTGCGCGCCGCGACCTCTGATCCGTGCAGCGCGCGCAGGGCGCGGCCGGTGGGGCTGTCATGCAGATTCAGCGCCAGCCAGGCGCCGATCAGCAGGACCAGCCCGCACATCCAGTACCAGAATTGCGAATTGGACAGGTCCAGCCCCATCGCCTCGACCAGATCCGGCAGGCCGCTATCGGCGACGCTCCTGCCGTCCGGGCCGCCGGTCAGCGCCGATTCATTGGTCAGCACCATATAGACCAGTATCCCGAAGCCCAGCGTCGCGACGGCCAGATAATAGCCTTGAAGCCGCAGGATCGGGCGGCCCACCAGCCAGGCCAGCCCGCCCGAGATCGCGGCCCCCAGCACGGCGGCCAGCAGCGGATGCAGGCCCCAAAGCTCCGGCATAAGGGCGCAGCTATAGGCGCCGATGCCGAAGAACCCGGCATGGCCCAGGCTGATCTGCCCGGCATAGCCGATCAGGATCACCATCCCCGTCACCGCCAGCCCGTTGATGAAGATCAGCGCGCCGACGCGGTAATAGAAATTCGACGGAAAGAAGATCGGGCTCAGCGCGATCAGGGCCAGCAGGATCAGCAGCGTGGCGGTTTTGGCGGTCATGCGCATCACACCCGCTCCGTCTGTTTGGCACCGAACAGGCCCTGCGGCATGATGAACAGCACCAGCAGGATCACGATGAAGGCGGCCGCGTCCTTGTATTGCGACGACAGATAGCCCGCCGTCAGCGCCTCGAGGATGCCCAGGAGGATGCCGCCCACGAGCGCGCCCTTGGGGTTGCCCATCCCGCCCAGCATGGCGGCGGCGAAGCCTTTCAGCGCAAGCGCGATGCCGACATCGTAGGAGGTGTTGGTGATCGGCGTGGCCAGCACGCCGGCAAGCGCGCCGATCGCGGCGGACAGCGCGAAGGAGAGCGTCATCACCCAGTTCGTGTTGATCCCCACAAGCTGCGCCGCCAGGCGGTTGTTCGAGGTCGCAAGCACCGCCTTGCCGGTCAGCGTGCGGGTGAAGAACAGCCACAGCGCGATGAACACGGCGACGCCGCCCGCCACGATCCAAAGCGATTGCGGCAGGATCGTGGCGCCTCCGATGCGGAACGGCGCGTCGCCCGAGAATGAGGGGAAGCGGTGGATCTGCTTGTCGAAGACCAGCGACGCCACGCCGCGCAGAAAGATCGAGGCGCCGATGGTGATGATGATCAGCGACACGACCGGCGCGCCGCGCGCGGGCTCGATGGCGAGCTTGTTCAGCGCCACGCCCACCGCCGCCGTCACCACGATGGCGATGATTGCGGCAATCAGCAGAGGCAGCCCCGCCGCATGGGCGAAGACGGTAATCATGCCGCCCAGCATGACGAATTCGCCCTGCGCGAAATTCACCACGTCCGAGGCGTTGTAGATGATGGTGAAGCCAAGCGCGACGAGCGCATAGACCGCGCCCACCGTCAGCCCCGAGAACAGGAATTGCAGCAGTTCCGACATGGCGCCTCCGCGTGGGAACGGGGCGCGGCAGCGTGCCGCGCCCGCGTCAGTTGGTTACTCGACGATGGTCCACTCGCCGTCGCGGATCTCCAGCATGGTGAAGGCGTCGAGGCTCAGTCCCAGATGATCCTCGGCGCTGTAATTCACCTCGCCGCCAGTGCCGACGAAGCCCTTGGTCGCCTCGATGGCGTCGCGGATCGCCACGGGATCCTCGGCGCCGGCCTGTTCGATGGCGGCCTTGAGGATCATCAGCGCGTCATAGGCGTGGCCGCCGAAGGTCGAGACATCCTCGCCGGTTTCTTCCTCATAGCCATCGCGATAGCCGGTCACGACGGGTTTCTGCGGATCGTCATCGCCAAGCTGGTCGGCCACCAGCAACGCGGCGGCGGGCAGGCGGACGCCCTCGGCGGCCTCGGTTCCGGCCAGCTCGATGAACTGTTTCGAGGCGACGCCATGCGACTGGTAAAGCGGTGCGTCGATGGCAAGCTGGGTGTGGTTGCGCGTCACCACGGCCGGGCCCTGACCCATGCCGGAGTTCAGGATCGCCTCGGCGCCCGAGCCCTTGATGTTGGTCAGCTGCGGCGTCATGTCCGCGTCTTGCGGGCCGTAAACCTCGTCGGCGACGATCTCGACGCCCGCGCTCTCGGCCACATCCTTGCACTGCGCCTGCATCGAGGCCCCGAACCCGTCAGAGCCCGAAATCATCCCGATCTTGGTGAAGCCGCGCGCGGTCATGTCCTCGAAGATCTTCTCGCAGGCCATGCGGTCGGTATGCGGGGTCTTGAAGGTGAATTCCTTGACAGGCTCGATGATCTCGACCGCGCCGGCGAGGCTGATGAAGGGGATCTCGGCATCCTCGAAGACCGGGACCATCGCCATCGTGGTGCCGGTGGTGGTGCCGCCGATCACCGCGATCACCTCGTCATCCTCGACGAGCCGGGTGGCGAAGGTGCGGGCCTTGTTGGCGTCGCCGCCATCGTCATACATGATCAGGTTGATCTCTTCGCCGTTGATCCCGCCCTCGGCGTTGATCTTGTCGACCTCCATGCGCAGCGTCTTGGCTTCGGGGTCGCCGAGAAAGGCGGCGGGACCGGTTTCCGAGATCGAGGCGCCGATATTGATCTCGGCAAGCGCCGGGGCGGCGACGACAGCGCAGGCGGCGGCGGTGGTCATCAGGGTGCGGATGGTCATTCAGCGGTCCTCCCAGTGGCTGAAACATGCCGATTTGCGCGGCATTTTTGTCTTTGCGATTCGGGAAAAGACGGTCAGACTGGACTCTGCCGAACCGGCCCCGGCGCAGCAAAACACCGCGCGAACGGGCAGGTGCGAAAGATTCGCCAAGCGTGCCTCCTCCCTTCCTCCCGAATATAATTGACTGACCGGTCGGTCTATGCAACATCTTTTTTGACTGCCGGAGGGCCTTGGGGGGGAATCGAGATGAGTGACGGCGAAACCGTTCTGAGCGAACTGGACCGCGGGGTGCTGCGCCTGACGTTGAACCGACCCGACAAGCTGAACAGTTTCACCGAAGAGATGCACCTCGCGCTGCGTGCCGGTATCGAGCGGGCGGGCGAGGACGCCGCGGTGCGCGCGGTGCTGCTGACCGGGGCAGGGCGCGGCTTCTGCGCCGGGCAGGATCTCGGCAATCGCGATCCGCGCAAGGGCGGGACCGTGCCGGATCTGGGCACGACGCTCGATACCTATTACAACCCGCTGCTGCGCATGATCCGTGGGCTCGACAAGCCGGTGATCTGCGCCGTGAACGGGGTCGCCGCCGGGGCCGGGGCCAATGTCGCGCTGGCCTGCGACATCGTTCTGGCGGCGCGTTCGGCGAAATTCATTCAGGCATTTTCCCGGATCGGGCTGGTGCCGGATGCGGGCGGGTCGTGGTCGCTGCCCCGGATGATCGGCGAACCGCGCGCCAAGGCGCTGACCCTGCTGGCCGAACCGCTGAGCTCCGCGCAGGCCGAACAATGGGGTCTCATCTGGAAGGCGGTCGATGACGAAGCGCTGATGGATGAGGCGATGGAAATCGCCGCGAAGCTGGCGGCGGGGCCGACAGTCGGTCTGGGGCTGACCAAGAGGTTGATCCAGGACGCGGCAGGGCAGGATCTGGACACCCATCTCGACGCCGAGCGTGACGCGCAGCGCGAGGCGGGGCGCACGGCGGATTACCGCGAGGGGGTGACCGCTTTCCTCGAAAAGCGCAAGGCGGAGTTCAGGGGCGAATGAGCCGCGCCGCCGACATGACCCCGCAGCAGATCGCCGAGGCATCCGCGCAGGCGATGTGGGATCAGGACCGCGCCAGCCAGCGGCTCGGCATGAGGATCGAGCGGATCGCGCCCGGCGAGGCGACGCTCTCGATGGAGATCACCGAGGCGATGACCAACGGCCATGACAATGCGCATGGCGGCTATATCTTCACCCTCGCTGACAGCGCCTTTGCCTTCGCCTGCAATACCTACAACGCCGTAACCGTGGGCCAGCAGGCCAGCATCAACTATGTCGCCCCCGGCAGACTGGGCGACGTGCTGACCGCCACCGCGCGCGAGGCGTCGCGCAGCGGGCGCAGCGGCGTCTACGATGTCGAGATCACCAATCAGAACGGGCAGCATGTCGCGCATTTTCGCGGCCTGTCCCGGTCCATCAAGGGCAGCTACCTGCCCGAATGATCCTTGGAGGAGGGGAATTATGGAAGACCTCACGCCAGACCCGAAAACGCTCGACCCGGTTGAGACCGCCTCGCGCGATGAAATCCAGTCCATGCAACTCGAGCGGCTGAAATGGTCGCTGAACCACGCCTATGAGAACTCGCCTTTCTACAAGACGCGCTTCGACGAGGCGGGGGTGCATCCGGACGATCTGCACCAGCTTTCGGATCTGTCGAAATTTCCCTTCACCTACAAGCAGGATCTGCGGGACAATTACCCGTTCGGCATGTTCGCCGTCCCGCGCGAACAGCTTGTGCGGATCCATGCCTCAAGCGGCACGACCGGCAAGCCGACCGTGGTGGGCTATACCCGCAAGGATATCGACAACTGGGCCGATCTGATCGCGCGGTCGATCCGGGCCTCGGGCGGCCGCCCTGGCGATGTTTGCCACGTGGCTTATGGCTACGGGCTGTTCACCGGCGGGCTTGGCGCGCATTACGGGGCCGAGCGGCTTGGCTGCACCGTGGTCCCGATCTCGGGCGGGATGACCGAACGGCAGGTGACGCTGATCGAGGACTTCAAGCCGCGCATCATCATGGTGACGCCGTCCTACATGCTGTCGATCCTCGACGAGTTCCGCCGCCGCGGCATGGACCCGCGCGAAAGCTCGATCCAGGTCGGTGTCTTCGGGGCCGAGCCCTGGACCAACAAGATGCGCGAAGAGATCGAGCAGGTCTTCGACATGCATGCCGTCGATATTTACGGGTTGTCGGAAATCATGGGGCCGGGCGTGGCCAATGAATGCGTCGAAACCAAGGACGGGCTGCATATCTGGGAGGATCATTTCCTGCCCGAGATCATCGACCCGGAAACCGGCGAGGTCCTGCCCGATGGCGAGATGGGCGAGCTGGTCTTCACCACGCTGACCAAGGAAGGCCTGCCGATGGTGCGCTATCGCACCCGCGATCTGACGCGGCTTCTGCCGGGCACGGCGCGTTCGGTCCGGCGGATGGAAAAGATCACCGGGCGCAGCGACGACATGATCATCCTGCGCGGGGTCAATGTCTTCCCGACCCAGATCGAGGAACAGATCCTCAAGATCGCCGCCCTCGCACCGCATTTCCAGATCGAGCTGACCACCGGCGCGAACCGCATGGACAGCATGACCGTGCATTGCGAATGCCTGCCCGAAAATGCCGATCAGAGCTCACGCGATGCCGCCGCGAAGGAGCTCGCGCATCATATCAAATCGGTGGTGGGGGTGTCGTCGGCGATCGTGATTCACGACCCCGACGGGGTGGCACGTTCGGAAGGCAAGGCGAAGCGCGTGGTGGATAACCGCCCCAGGGAACGCTGAGACAGCGCGCCCGCCCGGCGTGACATTGCCGGGCGAAGGCGTTAAAGCACCCGGCGGCGCATCGGGCGCCGCCGCAAGACAGGACAGAGGATGGCCCGCACCCGCGCCAGTGACTTCGCCGAGAAGCAGCAGGAACTGCTGCGCAGCGCCGCGGCGGTG
This genomic window from Paracoccus sediminicola contains:
- a CDS encoding HNH endonuclease, with product MAIEPLRKPHIRPAAPPEPPRPANRPDPAPPRNDATPAQTGGANSAGAADEPANGSNPSANISAERKAQIDSFVEENATHEKSFLGIRVDSDGGTRIGKALTGDSSLGDLTPAERTYLAQQGAAAWNGQTDDGGSRRENISQAADEVRDDPAASRALALALSAPALSDDDGIRRAGAIMGPVGMTERHGEMFDAAVDLDLAAVMQSYEGNEVGLAQRLGNADEETRQEAWSILADQGRLPQGTQQALAAALFFTDKNAAGASSEYRQGMAEAIALARRPGTSPQDRLGRDSIASNLAAVMETDGGREMLLGEDVTAGARLWALNEIANQQACINPEMYAGLDAPGLADAPGNPGGAANGDQPSEAEVYADLSQMALDVSGIVDPTPISDGANTLVSLFRGDVGGALMSAAGMVPYIGDLAKAGKLGKWARTVDNAIDLAQRSPQFMTRVRPMLEALQSGLKAIPESVMSKLPQSAQDTIRGIIRKLDDVAQAVARRAPLVVDDAIGTTKTLPDGRVARVGDPPLVNQRADGNLDVTRADGTTAKLREPQTYDQRVDNPDGSVTYTRNGQDVTYGADGFPQFESKADIYLDAGKINSANKADHFRSSNEIVQQQLKQNPGLKDEMGLTDAQYNFIMREPPSSKSPPGLTWHHHQDTGKMQLVNRSEHNALPGGHTGGMSIWGGGYD
- a CDS encoding branched-chain amino acid ABC transporter permease; the protein is MRMTAKTATLLILLALIALSPIFFPSNFYYRVGALIFINGLAVTGMVILIGYAGQISLGHAGFFGIGAYSCALMPELWGLHPLLAAVLGAAISGGLAWLVGRPILRLQGYYLAVATLGFGILVYMVLTNESALTGGPDGRSVADSGLPDLVEAMGLDLSNSQFWYWMCGLVLLIGAWLALNLHDSPTGRALRALHGSEVAARTVGVDVARYKLQAFVISAVYASVAGSLLALQNKFITPDVAGYMHSIEFVTMAVLGGANSVLGAIFGAGILTLLPQVLTLFAEYEYLLLGLIMMLVMIFLPNGLLPSILKLIRGKDE
- a CDS encoding LysR family transcriptional regulator — its product is MLEIFDAVMKVERITDAAELLGISQPAVSAAIRRLEEDLGVNLFERDGRRLRPTDAAVRLSQSTAPVFNAVSNLRDEVARAGRVGLSRLRIYASPSVGHGVALVALDALMDEFPELDVVVTVRDDAQVREAVDIGQADIGLTFGNINEGAWYLLARAHLVVIVPRDHALTKRATIGPADLQHDRIISAGEVITPLVEAAFNRQGVRYRPKIETRFAQTACAMVQKGLGVAVVDPYVAELFASNLYSIRRFYPATQIAAVALVGPGIHGPRRRIADRFLEILGQEIHHSPIMTHQHRADIYNRSQR
- a CDS encoding ABC transporter ATP-binding protein translates to MLEVSNLRSRYGRIEVLHGVDLNVQPGEIVTVVGANGAGKTTLLRCISGTQPVASGEVLFGGETITTVPAYQRIRRGIAQSPEGRQIFTNISVEENLRLGAFLFTDDRVEKDMEDAFQMFPILREKRNLNAGGLSGGQQQMLAIARALMGRPKCLLLDEPSMGLAPILVQQIFDVVSGMKSLDVTVLLVEQNAFGALKIADRGYVMETGRITMEGAADELIADPRIREAYLGI
- a CDS encoding amidohydrolase, with the protein product MSEQRGSADTILRGGKIWRGQHLGFAQSIAIGGGRVMATGTDAEIDALRGPGTKVIELNGRLATPGLNDAHMHLLPYGTAMAEVDLRPSAAPTLESLLDALRDRAAQTPKGDWVVGRGYDHFAFDEKRHPMLHELDAACPDHPVYIVRTDGHLAVANTLAMQAAGIDNDTPSPQGGLIEKQNGVLTGLVAETGREPLMAVMPRKSVEELVGSIERGGRDLLSYGITSCMEAAIGIRDGWTEMEAYQRAHREGRLPVRTYGVLMGDKTRSILSQAHDAGLVTGTGDEMFRIGPVKIFTDGSAGGRTAAMKEPYQGGDPDDKGLLCIPDQEELNAMVLDAHRKGYQMAIHAIGDAAIEEVLNAYEVAMADSPDPDRRHRIEHCGWLSGDQMQRMVDMHVLPVPQPSFLYWFGDLYLTVLDEARVTASHPMRRWIDAGLHPSASTDCPVTEIAPMPVIYNMVTRKTRQGTLLGPDQTLSMEEALHAYTWASAYAAREETVKGQLVPGQLGDVAVFDRDLFEIDVEDILDTRCDLAVLGGDIVFERA
- a CDS encoding SMI1/KNR4 family protein, whose amino-acid sequence is MTVEWEEYLPDLPEVGDADLDAVETRRGVSLPADYRATVKQHVGETPLPENMAVGERGIVPVGPLFFAKADHDGAEADQNIWYWIEAVDQNFPAELAGKLLPFASDTAQGIFAFDYRGGDAPAVVFLNLESAADETSIFPVAESWDGFLAALQR
- a CDS encoding ABC transporter ATP-binding protein; translated protein: MSELLKVEGLGISFGGLRAVNEVGFSVKPGEILSVIGPNGAGKTTLFNMISGIYQPGDGRVVLNGEDVTGMRPDLLARRGMSRTFQNLQIFQNMSVLDNAIAGYHLTESGSLLADLFRLPSTRARARQARDGAMALLERVGLDRAAETEAGNLSYGKLKRLEIARALALDPKVLLLDEPAAGCNAVETEEIDHMIAEVARDGVAILLVEHDMKMVMRISNHIVVLDHGEKIAEGDPATVSRNPDVIAAYLGTEAAEDAHA